In Nostoc sp. UHCC 0926, a single genomic region encodes these proteins:
- a CDS encoding Hsp70 family protein: MEILETIGFDLGHGETAVAKAIVESIEPPQMLEINNKKNQVTALGWHPKLGYLVGEQALIQAGVTQLTISFKQKPNNDPKYRETISTFVATYYRLLKESKQVEGGEGSYFYIGCPSGWSVSDRSEYQKLLQEAGIPQLNVVPESRAAFMQAKEAGKLEYDKLVASVLIVDIGSSTTDFTLVKSLEEIPIDFGSNTLGASLIDKAIFARTLANHEQKALLEKVFQEYPHHQARCELACRKAKEDYFSNEQLYSDPESFARGFESINEQIYFIPQVNKLMMEEILNQPLPELELHSWMRSFRDSLTEAKEKLDELGIVPKLVLMTGGASRMKFTHFLCQEMFPEPETLLRPDPEPERCIAMGLARVGRWDLRAAAFKQEVNKLFTSNQLKGLIERHIPELIESLTKPLTDGLIVNAVKPGLKDWQKNKIRTLADLETSLISRAEQWLKSDLAGQIINNQCTSWFNKKIQPDLAAQTDPICRKFQIPRSSLRFEDSIDPNFVNPELRIGDAIIAETVAFIVNVIIGGGAVASIITLILTGHLTWPIALVYGASLMAAGMELNRKTVQEVIKTNVDVPGWIRSSFLGDRKIEDICEQIKPELEKVIQEQLTTDQEAFDKLIGKVEQGLQKTLSTKVQSCIILIQ, encoded by the coding sequence ATGGAAATTTTAGAAACAATCGGTTTTGATTTGGGACACGGTGAAACGGCTGTAGCTAAAGCGATAGTGGAAAGCATCGAACCCCCCCAGATGCTGGAGATTAATAATAAGAAGAACCAAGTTACAGCTCTTGGTTGGCATCCTAAACTCGGTTATCTTGTCGGCGAACAAGCATTAATTCAAGCTGGCGTTACCCAACTGACAATCTCTTTTAAGCAAAAACCCAACAACGATCCCAAATATCGGGAAACAATTAGCACTTTTGTGGCAACCTACTACCGCCTTTTGAAAGAAAGCAAACAAGTTGAAGGTGGGGAAGGTAGCTATTTTTACATTGGTTGCCCTTCAGGATGGTCAGTTAGCGATCGCTCAGAATACCAAAAGCTACTTCAAGAAGCTGGCATTCCCCAACTAAATGTTGTACCTGAATCGCGGGCTGCTTTCATGCAAGCCAAGGAAGCCGGGAAGCTGGAGTATGACAAACTTGTTGCATCGGTGCTAATTGTCGATATTGGTTCTTCAACCACAGATTTTACTCTGGTTAAGAGCTTAGAAGAGATCCCCATAGATTTCGGGAGTAATACTTTAGGAGCATCTTTAATTGACAAAGCTATTTTTGCCCGGACTCTCGCCAACCACGAGCAAAAAGCATTACTCGAAAAAGTATTTCAAGAATATCCGCATCACCAAGCTCGTTGTGAACTTGCTTGCCGCAAAGCTAAAGAAGATTACTTTTCTAATGAACAACTATACAGCGATCCTGAATCCTTTGCGCGTGGCTTCGAGTCTATCAACGAACAGATTTATTTTATTCCCCAAGTAAATAAATTGATGATGGAGGAAATCTTAAACCAACCCTTACCTGAACTGGAGCTTCATAGTTGGATGCGATCGTTTCGTGACTCTTTAACCGAGGCCAAAGAAAAGCTGGACGAACTTGGAATTGTGCCAAAACTTGTGCTGATGACTGGCGGTGCATCTCGCATGAAGTTTACGCACTTTCTTTGTCAGGAAATGTTTCCTGAACCAGAAACGCTGCTTCGCCCTGATCCGGAGCCGGAACGGTGCATTGCAATGGGTTTAGCACGAGTAGGACGATGGGATTTGCGTGCTGCTGCTTTTAAACAAGAAGTCAACAAACTATTTACCTCAAATCAGCTTAAAGGTTTGATTGAGAGACATATCCCGGAGTTAATCGAATCACTAACTAAGCCTTTGACAGATGGCTTGATTGTCAACGCAGTTAAACCTGGTTTAAAAGATTGGCAAAAAAACAAAATACGGACTTTAGCAGATTTGGAAACATCTTTGATCAGTCGGGCAGAACAGTGGCTCAAAAGTGATCTCGCTGGGCAGATAATTAATAATCAATGCACTTCTTGGTTTAATAAGAAAATCCAACCTGATTTAGCTGCACAAACTGATCCAATTTGTCGAAAGTTTCAGATACCTAGAAGTAGCTTGAGATTCGAGGATAGCATTGACCCAAATTTTGTTAACCCAGAGCTACGAATTGGAGATGCGATCATTGCTGAGACAGTAGCGTTTATTGTCAATGTAATAATTGGTGGAGGCGCTGTGGCTAGCATCATCACTCTAATACTAACTGGACATTTAACCTGGCCTATTGCACTAGTATATGGGGCTTCGCTTATGGCAGCAGGAATGGAGCTAAATCGCAAGACTGTTCAAGAAGTAATCAAGACAAATGTGGATGTACCTGGTTGGATTCGTTCTAGTTTTTTGGGCGACAGAAAAATCGAGGATATATGTGAGCAAATAAAGCCTGAGTTAGAGAAAGTTATTCAAGAACAACTCACAACGGATCAAGAGGCTTTTGACAAACTGATTGGTAAAGTAGAGCAAGGGCTTCAAAAAACCCTTTCCACCAAGGTTCAATCTTGCATAATTCTGATCCAATAG